One Bombus fervidus isolate BK054 chromosome 5, iyBomFerv1, whole genome shotgun sequence DNA window includes the following coding sequences:
- the Nrk1 gene encoding nicotinamide riboside kinase translates to MSSKKWFVLGISGATCSGKTSLTNRLHNELKNSVVIYQDNYFLPKNDPRHVKIDELNHLNWEVITSMDMNKMRSDVLQLIKSSPTENSSSETVNKNILILDGFLLFKCKVISDLCDRKYFITLTKEECWERRKGRVYDPPDVPGYFEKIVWPEYLKHRDELMKDNDFCKTITFIDGLESKEEIFQLVFTEIKKLLS, encoded by the coding sequence ATGTCTTCAAAGAAATGGTTTGTGCTTGGTATTTCGGGTGCAACATGCAGTGGAAAGACTTCTTTAACTAATCGACTTCATAATGAGTTAAAAAATTCAGTAGTGATATACCAAGACAACTATTTCTTACCGAAAAATGATCCACGTCATGTAAAAATTGATGAACTTAATCATTTAAACTGGGAAGTAATAACCAGTATGGATATGAACAAAATGCGTTCAGATGTTTTACAATTGATCAAATCATCACCTACAGAAAATAGTTCTTCGGAAacagttaataaaaatatattaatattagatgGGTTTTTACTTTTCAAATGTAAGGTTATTTCAGATTTATGTgatcgtaaatattttataacattaacaaaagaagaatgttgggaaagaaggaaaggaagagTATACGATCCACCAGATGTTCCTGgctattttgaaaaaattgtttggccagaatatttaaagcaTAGAGACGAATTAATGAAGGACAATGATTTTTGTAAGACAATAACATTCATTGATGGATTGGAAAGTAAAGAAGAGATATTTCAGCTGGTTTTtacggaaataaaaaaattattatcataa
- the Csn3 gene encoding COP9 signalosome subunit 3: MASALEQFVNNVRTLSKQGNFRELSEIITKSTDVLIKNGQHLDNVLETLNLQEHSLGILAVLCVKFSLPNPNSANNGDAYKPLFNQVQEFIIGCNGEQVRFASDIYAELCHLFTQTLVELQIPLRGIELLCRAIRKIQLFDSQLTSIHADLCQLCLLSKCFKPALEFLDIDITGISQEEGQFDSKYFLLYYYYGGMIYTALKNYDRALYFFEVCVTTPAMAVSYIMLEAYKKYILVSLILHGKVLNLPRYTSQVVNRYMKPLGQQYQELATAYQMNSCEELQIIITKYQQLFTRDHNMGLVKQVLSYLYKKNIQRLTKTFLTLSLSDVASRVQLSGPADAEKYILNMIEDGEIFATINQKDGMVVFHDDPEKYNSPQMLAKLEKEMAACMELDKRVLEMEEEVVLTPQYVRKACGQNDQDDQTPGPAPTNVTNAQGQSKHSTYSM, encoded by the exons ATGGCGTCGGCATTGGagcaatttgtaaataatgtgCGAACGCTCTCAAAACAAG GTAATTTTAGAGAGCTGTCAGAAATAATAACTAAAAGCACAGacgttctaataaaaaatggaCAACATTTAGATAATGTTTTGGAAACCCTAAATCTGCAGGAACATTCATTAGGTATTTTGGCAGTATTATGTGTGAAATTTTCACTGCCTAATCCTAATAGTGCAAACAATGGTGATGCTTATAAACCACTATTTAATCAAGTTCAGGAATTTATCATTGGTTGTAATGGAGAACAAGTTAGATTTGCTTCTGATATAT ATGCAGAATTATGCCATTTATTTACTCAAACATTAGTTGAACTGCAAATACCATTGCGTGGTATTGAACTATTATGCCGTGCAATACGTAAAATACAACTATTCGATAGCCAGCTTACTTCAATACATGCTGATCTTTGTCAACTATGTCTTCTCTCTAAGTGTTTCAAACCAGCACTTGAATTTCTCGATATAGATATTACTGGTATCAGCCAGGAGGAAGGACAATTTGATTCaaaatactttttactttattattattatggtGGTATGATATATACAGCATTAAAGAATTATGATAGAGCATTGTACTTTTTTGAAGTGTGTGTAACCACACCTGCCATGGCAGTTAGTTACATTATGTTAGAAGCCTACAAGAAATATATTCTGGTCTCTTTAATTTTGCATGGGAAAGTTTTGAATCTACCTAGGTATACGAGTCAAGTAGTTAATAGGTACATGAAACCACTGGGTCAACAGTATCAAGAATTGGCTACAGCTTATCAAATGAATAGTTGTGAAGAACTGCAGATTATTATCACCAAATATCAACAACTGTTTACAAGAGACCATAATATGGGACTGGTGAAACAAGTGCTCAgctatttatacaaaaagaaCATACAAAGATTGACAAAAACTTTTTTGACTCTTAGCTTAAGTGATGTGGCTAGTAGAGTTCAATTATCTGGTCCTGCTGAtgcagaaaaatatatattaaacatg ATAGAAGATGGTGAAATTTTTGCAACAATCAATCAAAAAGATGGTATGGTAGTGTTTCATGATGATCCAGAGAAATACAATTCACCACAGATGTTGgcaaaattagaaaaagaaatggcAGCATGTATGGAATTGGACAAACGAGTTCTCGAAATGGAAGAAGAAGTTGTTCTTACACCGCAATATGTTCGAAAAGCTTGTGGACAAAATGATCAAGATGATCAAACACCTGGACCTGCTCCAACAAATGTAACAAATGCGCAAGGCCAATCTAAACATAGCACCTATTCCATGTAA